The following DNA comes from Lutra lutra chromosome 14, mLutLut1.2, whole genome shotgun sequence.
CAGTTTTCTCCTAACTCAGGAAATTGCACTGTGACCTCTTACTTAATTTGCATTATTTAGAGTTGCCAAATTTTTAGCTATGCTAGTAGTGGAATATGATCATAGAAGCACATTACATAAGCAATTGCCTCTTTGGATTATGCTGCTCTCTTGTCCATCTCCATTGGCAGAATGGAAATTCTTATCCAGTAAGACACAGGTCTGCCTGAGTAGAACCAGGCCTCCCCCACATAACAAATAATCAAGTTCAGCCAGGCCTTGTAACAACTGCCCTCTCCCAGTCAGCAATCATGGGCCTTAAGTGTCTATAGGCAAGAAAATATGTGAGTGGCTGTGTTTCAAGAGACAAGATAATCAGAACCAGGGGtgtaaaattaagttttaaaagagTTAAAGTATCATGTTAAGTTAAAATATTCctggagaaaaatttaaaagtttaggTTGGAGAAGGTCCTTGAAATATAGACCAGGGAGATATTTTCTGTCCTTGATCTTCCTGTTCTGAGGGTGTAGTTTCTATGTATGAGTTgggtttcttttaagaaaaactattttatttggACCTGAACTCTGAAGTTTCAGAAGCTGAACTCTCAGGCTGACCACAGCCAAGACATGTATTTTGTGGTGCTTAACTTGGAAGTCTTCTAAAGTTTCCTTCTCATGGGCTCAGTGAGTATGTACAGTTTGTTTCCCTGGTATCTGAGCACATAGGCAGTGAACAGAAAGGGAGGATTTGGGAACTTAAAACACATCACCCTTGATGTGACAACCACTAGCTCCAAATGATTTTGACTGCGCACCTGGAAGAGGGCGAGGCCTCTGACCACAGTGGCATCTTTTACTGCACATGTCAGGCTATGGAATGCTCCTGGAAAGATTGTGCATCGTCAACTTTGGTCCCCATTCACAAAGTGTTTGTCACTCGTGGGCAAAGGTATTTCATGGCTATGAGATAGTTGAAATGTATTACCTGGTGTTTGCATTTATCAGAgaagggcattttttaaaaaaacgttatTATGCAATATTGTTCTGTAGCTGAGTAACATGTTGTGAATTCCTAGACTGTAATGATGATCCTAGTTTTACTATAAACTGCAGCTGCCCAAACCATACACTTTTGCATTTTGCTGTGCTCTTAACTGATGAGGGCCAGTAGTGTTTCCTTCTTACTCTCTCCTTGTTTCTGTattcatttcaaaaaagaaaagaaatattaatatattcctCAGTGTGTCACCTGTCTTTTAGGGAACTCTCTGCTTATCCTGTCCCCTTTAGCTCCCCTCTGAATGATGGGGTTGGGAGTGGGTATGAGATTCAAAACAGGTTTTACTCTTGTCTTAGGTAACTCAGATAGAGAAAGTGgcaaaacaaaagtttaatgcTCATACACACTGTCGATAATGGACTGAATATGTGATGCTCtagagaaagcaggagtagcagaAGTTTCCTGGTTCAGAGCTAGCCAAGCAGTTGGTACTCAACGacagttctgatttttaaaaatttttgttttaaagcacttTGAGGTCAGAGGGGTAGATACCCTAGCCCTCTGCCCTCGAAGAGTTTATGCTGTAAACAGAAGATCAGTCGTAAACCATGAAAAGTAAAAGATTTGATTAACGGTTCGAAATAACAGAATGGAGAGACTTCCCAGATTATGCTGTCGCCAGTGGGTGTTAGACTTGGCGTCTTTCTATAAGTTCTCTTGTattctttcattcagcaaatatttaatcaGGGTCTTCCATGAGCCAGGCATAAACAAAGCAGTGAGGTCCCAGCCTGAAAGAGTACACAGACTTGGTGAGGAAGTAAGATAATCAACAAGGAGCCATATGACACAGCTATAAACTGTTGTCcaaaaaagaatactttcttcATTAAAACCCGGTTCACCAGTGAGATGATAAAAATTATCACTTGGAAGCCTTTTTCTCCAGCCATCTTGACAagcatttcttaaagatttctctCACCATCTTGGCAAGTATTTATACTTCTTTTTGACTTATAAGTGAGGGGTGATTCTTCAGTGAGCCAAAGGAAATCCATTTTAAGGGTAAAGCTGCTTCAAAAATTATGGGTTTAAATTGTTGCTTTGCTCAATGATTCTTCATTCCTGGTAGAGAAACGGTTCAGATCCAGAGAATGGATATGCTTAGGAGATAGCATTCTTAGCCTGTTAGCCATTAACACTGTACCATTTTTCTCAATTcctaactgaaaataataaatcatatatttgGAAGCAAGGACTAACCAGAACTTAATCTTTTTCAGAAGCCAAGAAGAAAGCACCCTGTCCTGGACTTGGCTTGTTTTATACATTATTGTCCGCCTTCCTTTTCTCAGTGGCctctttatttgttaaaaaagtGCAAGACGTCCATGCTGTAGAAATTAGTGCATTCCGATGTGTGTTCCAAATGCTAGTCATTATCCCTTGCTTAATATACAGAAAGTAAGTATTTCTTATCTGCAAAGTAGAAGGTATTAACAAATGTTTGTAAATCTTTTGACCTGCTGAAATTATTTATTCTCTAGCATCTGCTTTATCCCTCCCATAGATTTGCCATTTCCTACATCCTTTGGCTCTGATTACTAAAAAGTCACAAGGACCCACCCACAGAAGATGCTCTCATAAGCACAAACCACATGCCCAGCAAAAGAGGGGAAAGAGATTCAGTTATTCTCCACTCCCCATTTTGAGAACAAAGCATTCCTTGTATAGTTTCCTCCATCTTGTAccaccctcccttctttcccttggcATAACTagtatttagaagaaaaaagtaaatgagaagaaGCGGTGGTGTCTCCTAATACCAAGATTTCTTTAAGTAGAATGGGCTGCTCTGTTATCCAGGCAAATAGAAGGTTACCTTAATAatgtgggaaagagaaaaggtaatCTTCAGCAAGGCCTTTTAAATAGTTTCATGtttagtgtcctcatctgtgaaatggatggAATTATACTCTTTGTCTTCTATCTGGCACCTTGGCTGCAAGggccaaataaaatttattatagatCAGAGTGCTTTGTGTAGAATGTAACACATGTAGTATTCCCCACCCTTCCTAATCACTCCCCACCAGCACCCTTTCCCTTCCATATAGAAGGTGCTGGTGGGGAGTGATCAGGATCCCCACCCTTTCCCAGGTTAAATTATGCCTCTCTCACACCTATTATAACCTCTACACACCCCCGTGTACTTAGAACCCTTAGAGAAGAGACCAGTTGGGTCCCTGGTCGCagtctggctctttctctctttgggcAAAAATGCTTAAACCCTAAACTAAATGCTTCAGTCAGGTGCCACCAAAGTCTCCTTGTATCTGTAACACAGTACAGATGCATTTGGAATAGTTTCACCCTGTATCCTGAGGATTTGGTGAAAAAGGTGAAAACTTACTAATTAATACTGTCAGAAATTCCTGTGGAAGTGTGGACAAGTCTCGGTATTTTAGGAAATGATGGTAAGACTTCAGAAATTTCTAAGGGTGATAACAGACCACTGACGCTAACACAGTTATCTTCCCCTTAATAAAAGAATTGTCAGGGGAAGGCATTAGAAGAGTTTTTTAAATCCTTAGCACCAATCTGTTTTGACCCATTTTATGTTTCATTATCATGGAAGATGCGTATGGTATTCCAAGTATTTTCAAAGTATGAGTCAAAGATGACCCACCCTTTCTAACTCCAGAGACCCAGCAGTCCTCATGTCAGGCCTACAGGGCTAGACTTCACATAGATGTTCAGTGCTGGTTCCAGGTCAGCAAGCTGCACTAGCCTGACATGTAACCAGCACAttgcttggtaaatatttaattaaagaaaaattgagtgGCAGTTATTATACTTATCCAAATGGCTGTATGTtctttttcagtatattttaacTCTTCCTGCAGAGAACAGTCAAAAGTTGTCTCACATTTCAAGGCTAAAATACATTTGAGCATTACCTCAGCTTTTATAGAAAAACTCGTAAGATTGGCAATGCATACCAGTCAGCACCAAGTTTTCTTATGTAGAAACAGCTCAATcttgaaattgtatttattataaacatcACTTATTATCACTGTAGAATAttgggggaaaataaagaagaaaaattacctGTGAGTCCATCTATTAATGTTTACCTACTACGAAAATTTCagtgcattttcctttttgtttttttttgcaagcCTGTGTAAAtataggaaaaattatatttgctGAATTATAATTATACAATTTATGGAGTTCCCTTCTGCTATTTTTGCTTCTACTGTGAACACTTTTCATGACTTTAGCTGTACttagaaaccattttttaaaggtGTATATTATTCATTTGTGGGTATTACTATAATTTACCAGTCCCTTATTTTTTGACAGTTAGGCattcaaaaattacatttaatcaAGAATTGCAATATTAAAAACATACCAAGTTGGTTTAATGTGCGTTCCTCCATTTGAATTTACAGAACTGGGTTTATAGGCCCCAAAGGTCAACGAATTTTCCTCTTGCTCAGAGGAGTCTTGGGTTCTACGGCCATGATCCTACTGTACTACGCTTTCCAGGCCACATCTCTCGCCGACGCCACTGTCATCACGTTTAGCTCGCCCGTGTTCACATCTATCTTTGCTTGCATATTTCTCAAGGAGAAATACAGCCCTTGGGATGCCCTCTTCACCGTCTTCACCATCACCGGCGTGATCCTTATCGTGAGGCCCCCGTTTCTGTTTGGCGCCAGCCCCGCGGGCGGGGGCGAGAGCTACTCCCTTCACCTCAAGGGCACGATCGCAGCGGTTGCGCACGCTGTGTTCGGCGCCCTGACCCTGGTCATCCTCAGAAAGATGGGGAAGTCCGTGGACTACTTTCTGAGCATCTGGTATTACGTCATCCTCGGGCTCCTGGAGAGCATCATCATCCTCTTCATCATCGGGGAATGGAGTCTGCCGTACTGCGGCTTGGACAGGCTGTTTCTCATCCTCATCGGCCTGTTTGGTTTGGGGGGTCAGGTGTTTCTCACGAAAGCCATCCAAATAGAAAAAGCAGGGCCAGTGGCAATAATGAAGACTATGGACGTGGTCTTCGCTTTCATCTtccagattattttctttaacgATGTGCCCACGTGGTGGACGGTGGGCGGGGCCCTGTGCGTCATAGCCAGCAGCACCGGCGCGGCGGTACGGAAGTGGTGCCAGGGTTCCAAATGAGGCTTTGCTGCCACGCGCACGGTCCCGGGCAGACACGCCACGCGTGCACACAGCTGGAAAGTCCGCATTTCCTTCACTGGTCATACTTAATAAATTTCGTAATTAAAGTACTA
Coding sequences within:
- the SLC35G1 gene encoding solute carrier family 35 member G1 isoform X2, which encodes MRPLDSSGAAEVPEPGLRLTDDAPQGAIEEPAAAEAAGTPGTGRCWLFGSSPCGLCAPQVASLFVKKVQDVHAVEISAFRCVFQMLVIIPCLIYRKTGFIGPKGQRIFLLLRGVLGSTAMILLYYAFQATSLADATVITFSSPVFTSIFACIFLKEKYSPWDALFTVFTITGVILIVRPPFLFGASPAGGGESYSLHLKGTIAAVAHAVFGALTLVILRKMGKSVDYFLSIWYYVILGLLESIIILFIIGEWSLPYCGLDRLFLILIGLFGLGGQVFLTKAIQIEKAGPVAIMKTMDVVFAFIFQIIFFNDVPTWWTVGGALCVIASSTGAAVRKWCQGSK
- the SLC35G1 gene encoding solute carrier family 35 member G1 isoform X3, translating into MELSTVAESLHQWVWEAKKKAPCPGLGLFYTLLSAFLFSVASLFVKKVQDVHAVEISAFRCVFQMLVIIPCLIYRKTGFIGPKGQRIFLLLRGVLGSTAMILLYYAFQATSLADATVITFSSPVFTSIFACIFLKEKYSPWDALFTVFTITGVILIVRPPFLFGASPAGGGESYSLHLKGTIAAVAHAVFGALTLVILRKMGKSVDYFLSIWYYVILGLLESIIILFIIGEWSLPYCGLDRLFLILIGLFGLGGQVFLTKAIQIEKAGPVAIMKTMDVVFAFIFQIIFFNDVPTWWTVGGALCVIASSTGAAVRKWCQGSK
- the SLC35G1 gene encoding solute carrier family 35 member G1 isoform X1, with the protein product MRPLDSSGAAEVPEPGLRLTDDAPQGAIEEPAAAEAAGTPGTGRCWLFGSSPCGLCAPQEAKKKAPCPGLGLFYTLLSAFLFSVASLFVKKVQDVHAVEISAFRCVFQMLVIIPCLIYRKTGFIGPKGQRIFLLLRGVLGSTAMILLYYAFQATSLADATVITFSSPVFTSIFACIFLKEKYSPWDALFTVFTITGVILIVRPPFLFGASPAGGGESYSLHLKGTIAAVAHAVFGALTLVILRKMGKSVDYFLSIWYYVILGLLESIIILFIIGEWSLPYCGLDRLFLILIGLFGLGGQVFLTKAIQIEKAGPVAIMKTMDVVFAFIFQIIFFNDVPTWWTVGGALCVIASSTGAAVRKWCQGSK